The window tattgaagttgcaaagtcaagcactcaaaaattaggaagcaccagaattaaggttgcctgtacagATGAGcattccctcccaccctctctTATTGTAtacattatgatagtctttaatcacatgatcacatactgtccTCTCATTCCAGACTCCTTGTCTTGCTCCTGGCACTTCATCCAGACTCAGTCTAACCCCACTTtggctccccatcccagctccttccctctccccagctcccaatcACCATCTTCCCTCACctccaggctccttgtcccagtcaacTCCCCTTACCTCCTGTCCAACATTCCCTTCAACTCAGGCTGAATCCTCCTCCTTCACATTAGTTGGGCACCTGCAAGAAAAGCATTGAGAACATAGGAGAGGCAGTCTCCCTGATTTCAGTTTTGGTCCTTGCTGTAACAGTGGTCCCAagatgcatcatcatcatcatgttcctattatgcctctggcatttagggcagtgacaaagctcctccactcctgtctctttctggcaagtctttcaatgggtTTTTCAGCTCGGattccacagctctttgccatgttgttttcgggcaGCCTTGTTTTCGCTtaccttcaggtgtccatcttattgctgcTCTGTCGATGGCATCAGTTTCCATCAAAAGCACATGACtgatccatctccaatgcctcctggcaacgatggtgctcagatcctcttggctgcactgtgtcaatagatcttgttttgagattgttctgggccaaaagatatggaggatttttctgaggcaggttgtatgaaattaagacagtttggacatgtcatattCTTttattccccagcattctgcactataaagtagtgttgaaagtaaacatttctgataaatcttgagtttggttttggtgttgtattttcatgatttccagactgtatttaagctcctgaaggtgttcctggctttattgattttgttccggatgtcctggcttgttccacagTCCTGGCTGacggtgctgcccaagtatgtgaatatttctacattggtgagaacataatcctctatccgtaCTGGTGAGGGTGTGGCGacattaaaggtcatgatatctgtcttactgaggttgattttcagtccaatttgctggctgaatgcattgagtcaagtagttttttcttgtatatggtgttgggtatgtgaaaGGAGAGCGAgatcatctgcgaagtccaggtATTCAAGGGATGAGAAatgtgtccatttaatgcctcttggcatgtcttctgttgtacgctGCATTACGCAgttgatggcaatgttgaagaggattgcagacatgacacacccctgatgtACTTCTGTTTTgtcttcaaaactgagctcactgtgatcaacactgcatgtaaagttgcaATAGAAGCTTTCGATGGTGTTGATTATACGGAAAGTAATTATATATGCCTGCAGAATgtgccataggctggtcctgtgaatgctatcaaaagccttctccaagtctatgaaatttatgtagagttgccattgccattctaagcactgttctattataTTTCGTAGAGtaaagatctggtctgtgcatctacgccctttccgaaaaccagcttgctcttttctgagaatgctatcaatcgcctctgatatatgctggactatgatcttacacaatactttgcttggcacagataaaagtgtgataccacgccagttattacaatcactgagagttcctttctttggtatcttcactataaccccattggtccactcatctggcatttttcccctttcccagactgatgtaaatagaggggccaggatagatgctgctaatttaggatttactttgaacaattctgcattcaaggtCCCAAGATGCCTAGAGCggaaattgcagggaaagtcctgttcagccacttgagcatgctcagtgaaggcagaatcttcagagaatttagctgccaaattctaacaagtctttactgagcatgtgcaaatctaagattttttcaaaggctcataacttggataattttgttttttcacaggaacaaaagaTGCATGATACCAATGGGAGTATTCACATCAGTGGCTGGTTCAGGCTAACCATGCTGGATGTTGGGGGTTGAGCACATCCATTTTCACAGTAATCCCAAGATTGAAGGGTGGGCTATGGAGAAAAAAGCTAAATCTAGTTATCAAACCAAGGTCCTTCTGGTAAGTGTAATGCTGCTGCTATTCTGTTAGACCCTGGGCACACAATGTTCCCATCTAATAGTTTTCtaaaagagctttttaaaattatttgtatgtagtaacacctagaggccccattcatggatcagaaccccattgcacaagcacataacaaaaagacaactcctgccccaaagaatgtaGAGTCTGAGAATAAGACAGATGCAGCAGTTGGTTGCAATAAACAGATGGGAGGAGCACAAGGTCACAATGAAactactttgatttcaattagcTTTAGAATTTTGAGGACTCCCAGTGAAGTTTGTCTTTGGATCTCATTGACTGAGGCAATGCTAACGCTTTGTCTATAATAATACAAACTATGTAAATGTTGTATACTGGCTTTTTTTGCATATGATCATGTTTCCTTAAAGTGGCTGGGCCCAGTTAAGGATAAAACATACTGCTTGCTCAACTGTAATGGAGCTGCTCCTTTAGTTCAAATGATATCAagccttttcctttttgttctgaAGCTTCTGGGTTTCGTCCTTACTGATGGTCATGGTGCCTGCATCCTTGTGGCTGTGGTTTGTCATATAAAACACTCAAGTTCATTCAAGGAAAAGACCAATTTACAGCACAATTTGGTTTTATTGGAACAGCAAAGTGCGCATGTGGCCTGTCTAATCCTTAGAAAAGCAAGAGAATGAGCTTGGCAAGCCAAACAACTATAAAAGCTGTTTCATTATTccaatagcagtgtggatgtcaTTTTCTAATATTGTCCAACTTTTATAATGTACACTCTATATCTACAAAACTGCTTCCTTTACTTGTGTGCCACAGTGGCTACCAGCAACAGTTACACatgcacgtgcgcacacacacacgtgctcTCTCATCTATAGCTATAAGCATGCAGGGATATTATATACTTTCAAGTCATCTCTGtgccattcagaaaaaaaattagtttatcCTGGATTTTTAATGAAGCTCTATTGTAAGATTTATACATTTTCCTCACATCCTTTCTTTTACAAATCTACTTTGTAAGAAATTCATACACTTCACTAACCCATACAGAACACACCAAAGACCTTCCTATTGGTTAAATTGAGTGAGTTTTTTGTGAagatattaaatttcatccagatGCCAAGACTTCGCAATCTGTGTTATTTAGCTATTTACTTCTAGAAGAGCGAGCTGTGACTTTGATTGAAAGTGAGTAAAATCTTGTGCAGTTCAATGTTCTTGGAATCTCTGGAACTGTTTTGGAAGGCTCTGAAAACTAGTTCAAGTTTGAACATCTCTATCCTTTGAGTTCAATGGCTTTTAGCTGTTCAGTGGTGATTCAATGAAAAACACAGAGCTATGTTTTTCTAGCTGGAACAAGGGGGTGCATTATATACAACAGGGTCATATTCTGTGGTCTGTTAAGGCTGTTTTTCACTGAAAGTCAGCTTGGCTGACCATAGCTGGATTCCCTGATCATAGAGGGTGTGGTTGCCCTAACAAATTTACAATCTGAGAGTTGATTGGCATCTTCTTAGCCCAGCTGGTAAGGGCTTGTTCTCTTACTGCTGAACATTATGGGTCCAGCCTCACTGAGGAATATGGTGCCTGTATTCATGAAGCCTGGTTTGTTACAGGAGCAAATGTTGCCTTTACAAGCAGTTGGAGCTTTGCCAGCTCTGTGCAAGGTAGAAAATTCTAGAACAAATAAACTCTTGGAGAAAACCTGTCAAAACCGTCACGTATGTGGTTCTAGATCATGGAAAAATTCTGCATGCTTGGTAGACTTCAGGTACAACACAACGCTTATACCCATTACCCGCGTAGTTCCAGCACATTGGTTAGTCAACTTAAGCAGAAGGTTGCATCTGGCCCAAATATCTTATTTTCCTTCGAACATTCCTTAGATATAAAAATTAGAGGAGATGCAGAATTATCTCAAAGCAGaaggatttttaaatgttttcatgcAGGTTTGGCAGTTCTCTaatgtttaaatattaatgtaaatGTAGGGAAGGAAAATGGATGTTTCACAATGTGCTTTATGAggttctttctttttatttccagcAGAGAAACATCTTTAAGGACCAGGTAATGAAAGCAGCTCAAAGGATTGTGTTTCTTTTCTACTGCAAGATTCATGTTTGCTCTGTCTCTCCTTACATTTCCCATGCTTTGTTTAGGCAAACTTCCCAAAGCAAACAATAAGGAGTAGAGAGGGGGTAATGAAATACAGACTATCCTCTGAGGAATAACTTTAGTTTGCCTGCTGTTTTATCACAGCTCTTGGTACTTTGAGTTgggaacattttgtttgttttattgttttaattctaAGTGGTAACCTCTGAGAAGTGAGAGATTGCCAAATGCTGAAAGCAGAAATAAATAATTCACCACGTGGCACTGAAGAGATTAATTGTTTTGATGCACAGACAGACCCCTCCTGTGTGTATCTGAAGCATTCAGTGGCCCTTAGGAACCAGATGAGGAAACAGAGCTCCAGGGTACCTGCTTGAGAAACACCCCCTCTTGGCGAAAAACCTAAAATGATGGCTTGAGGTAAGTAGAAGGGAAAGGAATGCTTGTTTGGATCTTACCCATAAATTTTTCTAATAATGCTGCAATATGGAAATGTAATTGACTTGTGTAAAagtaaatgtcaaaatgaaaagctCAGTCCTGAAAAATGAAACCCTGAATGAATAAATCATTTGGGCTATCTGAAGAGTTTGACAGCTTAATCCAAGCTCTCCTGGTGGTGAAAGATGGCAAAGAGGGATCCTATTGTACACATGTATTTAAGTGCAGGATGAGCCCACCATACTGGATTAATGGTTTCTCCTCTGCACAAGCAGCACTTACCTTAGCTgcctggggaagagctggggaCCTGTCGCAGGGAGAGGGTCATGGAGGGAAACACGCAGCTCATTCAGGTCATCCAGGAAATGCGCTCTGAGATCAACAAGCTGGAGAGAGAAAATAGGGCCCTTCGGGTGGAACTGAAATTCAGCGGACAGAGGGAAGCTAACCGGGAGGAAGGAGCAAGAAGACAAAGTGGAAATGGGGAAGCCAGAAGCCTCACTAATTCAGGGGAAGAGAGGGTCACTTCTCCAGTGGCCCTGCGTAGGAATGTCTCAGCCAGCTCAGCTCTGGCACTGCAAGAACAGAAAGGTACTGAAGAGTCACGATTACTATTGATAGTATTACTTTGCGCTTAGTTTTCATTCAGGGATCACAAAGTGCTGCACTGTTGTTATATACCGACAGAGAATGGCAAACTGCTCTTGTTATGTACTTCGCCAGCGTGGGTGAAGCCCTCTGGCCTTCATCAAGGACacgatctagcaaagcacttaaacatggaCTTAACTTTGAGCCCTTCAGTGACTGCCTAAGTACTCACCTGTGTGATTTAACTGAGCAGGATTTAATGCAAAAGACAGTACATTTGTTGACATACAAATGTGGAGAACTGGATACTGTACACATTTATACTtgggtttgcaggagcaggtccTTGTACAAAAATGTCCAATTAAGGCCTatcatctttttattattatatgtttgtatggtacttaggaaaatcttcctcaaatatattttcttatcaTGCAGGACttaattttgctattgatttttagTTTCCCACATAATAAAAGTCTATGAAGCAGATGCGTCTATTTAATTTGGTTTTAACTCTATGATTTTGTGTCTGCTACACAGGTAACAGTATGATTGTTAGGCGTTATTCCAACTCTTCCTCTGTGCAATCTTTTTCTGGCCACAAACACCACAAAGCTGAGAAAAGACATCCAAGTAACAGAATACAGGAGGTGCAGGGAATTGTCAAACCACCAGCAGGCTCCTCGGTGATAACCAACGAAGAAGAAAAAGGATCTGCAAAAATTCCAGCGGATTGCTTCTCCAGCAATAATTCTAGCAAAAGGAGATCTTTTCAAGAGCGTGTTTATAAGTGCAGGTAGGTAATATTTACCTTTAAAGTGTAGGTTGCTTAGCAGTGTTACTTCCGCTTGATATGATAATAAATCATGATATGATAACTTTGAATTCAAAGCTCTTTATTATGAGGATAACTTGTGAAATGTATGTGAAGCACAGGGGAAAATTCTGTAACGGATAAGGGGCCTAAGCCTGTTCTCAGTGCAGGTAATGGCAAAACTCATATTGGTTTCAATGAAGAACTGACGCCTAATTaacaattaccaaaaaaaaaaatgaaattctggccccattgggagaaatcaatgggtgttttaTAGATTGGTGTGTTGTTCTGACAAGCTAAGCtacatttttctatttgaaagaaaaatataaggATATTAAGGAATCTGGCTTAACTTGTTGGAAGTTTGATTAATACATTTCACAGTTAATTTAGGTTTTTTACTGTAATTTGATTCTTTCCTGTCACTCAAAGCCTTATAGGTTGACTTTGCACCTTGGGTAGACTACTCATACACTTTGCTAGGTACTAAATGAACTATAATTGCTCAGAAACAAGTCTTGGGTGTCACTGTCCACTGCTCAGTGAAAACCTCCAATATAAGGAGATCAATCAAAATGTACACAAAAGTAGTTAGGATATCTAAAGTGTACAATAGAAAATAATACTGGAAATATTATAATGTCATTATATAAACTGGTGATTTGCATTCAGCTAGAATAAGATGTTCAGTTTTGGTCACcctatgataaaaaaaattaatagtagaACTAGAAGGAGTCCGGAGGTGAGTAACAAAAATGTCTGCAGACACAGAAAGGCTGAAAAAGACGGGGGGTAAAATATACAAAAGTGCATAActcccattttaaaatgtaacttagggccacatttttaaaggtatttacataCCTAAAGATGCACCTAgcacccagtgggattttcaaaagcgcttagGCATCTATCGCCTATTGATTTCaacctaagtctcactgaaagtcagttGAGTCTTAGGATCTTTTCATCAGGACTTTTAAGTGCTTTTGAACTGTTCATCATGGGGCTATTTTAGTTTAGAGGGGATATGAATAAGTGGGTACATGAAAGAGGTGCACAAAACAATGAATGGCATAGAGAAGATATTTACCTTTTCTCATAATCCAAGAAAAAAGGAACATTTGATGAAAGTGAAAAGGTAACagatcaaaaatatatatttcctaaCAAATGCTTTGGGATCCATGGTTGAAAATTGCTATATAACTAATTGTTAGTCAAAATAGTAGTATTGACTATTTTATTACTGCTTTTGAGAACACAGGAACTTCCATACCAGCTCacagcaatggtccatctaatatAGTATCCTATCTCTGATCAGTAGCCTGTGctagctgcttcagaagaaggtggaagaaacaattgtaagaggggaaactgaggcatgagtccacccaatttaggcttaatcaatTTTTAGCCTTTATTTATAAATGTTCTGACAAAGTCAGTGTCACTTATTGTTTCTGATCATATACATATGACAGACAATAAGATAAGAGGGAACAGGTAGAGGCCCAAGTTACTGAATTCCAGGGGACAGTGAGGATCTCTACTTCATGAGTCATTCTATCTCTGGGCCGGTGTTCTCCAGGGTGTTGGGCCCTGGTCAATTGGTAGTGTataaataaatttccttttctgtatctCATCATTCCACATCGCCCGACAATTATACATTACCcaaatttcagaatttgtttttctttcccattCGATGTTATTAAACCACACAACTCAACATTCATCTTTTACCATGCAACATACATTATCATGAACTAGTAACTAAACTAACAAAATGTAGCCTTCATTTTTACCATTCAGTAATTGTCCATCATTTAGTATCATCTTTCAGTACCCATGTAGCAtcctgaagtattttttttatttgaataggAAATTTATGGAGAATAGCATGCCCTAATGTcagcatattattatttttttcaagcATACGTTTTTGGGGACTTTTGCTCAAAGTTAGCACTTATGTTTTAAATTATTAGAAAGCTTTGTCAGCAATTTTGCCTGTTGCATTTTGAGGGTCTTATTCAGCAAGGCCTAAGTCTTTAACTGTACCCTAACACAATTatggattattttaatttatgaggAAGTTTATTCACAACCCCCATTAGTATGGtgattggtttatgccctgaatcACAAAGCTttgtacttattttttaaatgtttttgccGTGACCCATGTAAATGTCTAATACTTTCTGTAATCCTAGTACACTCTTAGTATCAATGAtattttgtggcaatgagttccacaagctaaTTATACAGCATTTTTACAAGCGATTCCATTTTTTGTTAACTATggaggtttcttgcaccttcctctgaaagtATGATCAGAGACAAGATGCTGGACTGGGGAGGACTAGACTTTGTTTTTCTGGTGTGGCAATTTGTTAAAGTAGTTGTACAAATTAATAATGCTGTGACTAAACGTTAATATTTTGCATGTATTTTAGCTTTTGATCCACAggtctcaaaacactttacactCAGTactggaaaataaacattttgcaaaGCAAATATGATAGGTTACTGTAAGAAAGCAAAAGACTCATTGGAAGATGTTTTATTGATTCCCATGGCTCTTTGATTTATAGCAAAACTACAAAGTATACAAAAGCCTGTTTGGAATCATTCACAGGAGCCACTCTGCATGCACGCCGTGTGCAGAATTTCCACTGACTTGCAGAAAAGTGCCACACATGGAGCAGGTTATAAAAATGGTTCCCTTTATTAAACTGCAGAAGCAAACCTTGACTTGAGGTCCAATCCTATGTATACACTGCTCcaaagtgggtggggaagggcagagcaggaagagaaagcttatgctaaagGACAATGTGGTCTGAATACTGCCCTGCACTCCAGAGGTTGGCGGAGTGATTGTACAGCCTGTGGTACAAACTGCGATCAAGCAGCATGTACACAGCATTCCATATACTGCGAAGTGCCTAAATGGCACAGTCCCTAGCCCTTAGCATTCATCTTGCCATGATATGTATTCTCCATCTGTGTACAAGTTACAGGAAGGTGGTTAATACACAAGTTGAAAGATCACTTTAGCTTACAAATAATAGCCATGTGCTTTATATACCTGGAAATGGCTATTTGCAATGTAGCTTGTAAGATCAAAATTACTCTTTAACTCATAAAATTGACCTCAGTGCAGAAGGTCCACATGAGACCTTTTGCACCACTTAAAGGGTTACCCATAAGGTAACAGTCAGGTCTATGCATAGGATCCACACAATGACCATACACCACTTAAGTCCTATGTTGAAGACATAAGTAGGATTTAAGCAGTGCATAGGCCTGGATGGTTAATCTCCATAGAGATTAATTTCACTCATAATGCAAGGCTTTGGTTGAATTTAAGTAGAGCAAAGAGAATTGTTAAGGATATCTGCTCTGGGGCATATTTTATCCTACAATAACTATTGGAGAAAAAACATTTCATGGTTTTCatgattttcttttctcctgttgCCTTGAAGGACAGAGGAAAGGTGGCATTTACAGcaaaggagtgggggggcagggagagagataaTTTGATCATTTATTCTCCAGATTTCTGAACATTTGAAGGGGTATGTTTTAATTTTTACCAGGTATTCACTTGTGTGAGCAAAATTGAGGATGCACATACATAGGTGGAAGATGCAACTGTCTGTGTACCTTAAAACATTTTATACCTGCTTGTACACTTTCAATAGTTGGACCTTTCTGTGCACAAGTATAAGACCATTGAAAGAGTATGCAGGTATATGAGCACACACAGGTATGAGGAGCACACACCTGACAGATGATGCAATCATTTGTTCACTAAGTCTGTATGCGTTTTGTAGACATACAAGTGGTATGTATTCTTTGGGAATTTTCCCTTTTCTCACTGTTTTCTGCATACCCTGTACATTCATAGCAACTCATAATTCTTTCTCATTTTCTTCTAGGGGTAAAATAAAGGCGGTTAGGTTCCTGTTACCAATGGACATGTCATCTTATTCTGAAAATCAAGGTTCTTTCAAATGCCCACAAAATCAGGACACAAAACAGTTAAGCACCATTATTGAAAAGGATATGTGAGCTGGTGAATTTTTAAAGGCCCATTGATTCTTGAGATAAACTAGCCTTAAATGATAGCTGCATGTCAGGTTATGTTTCTGCAAAGTGCTCTGGCAGGGTGCCTTCAGAGAATCACTAAGACTTTGTTCCAGGTCAATGGCCTGTTGTTTAGCAAGAAAATGGAAGCCATGACAAAACCTGTCAGAAGTCTATATACTATGTTGAAACCCCTTGGTAACAACATACCACCACCAAGTATATTTTTGCAAGATCCACATACCTCAAGAACTACTTTTAAATAGCATATGTTGCAGTGTTACTGTTACCACGCAACACAATTTCTTATGTTTTGTTATTGTTCCCATTgctagaaaaatatatatttgaaatcaCAAAATAGAAACAGTTAAAGAATCTGCGAGTTTTTCTGTGTATGAAGCTGTAAAACCTTATAATAGAAATATAGCTGGGCTTCTGTGTTGAGAATAATATGTTAACATTCATTTGAATATTTATAGGCAATTCACCTTGACTATCAATATCCCTTTTCTACTCATTTTCTGTGAATACTCTAGCGCGTGACAGGAATGTTCACCTAAAATTGCATTAAGGGACTATTGAGAGAATAGAAACCATGACAGATCTTAATATGAAAATGTGATCAAGAGCCTGATTCTAAGTTATGCTCATCTGATCAGACACCAGAAACATACCATGTGTTCAGCTGTTTTGATTAGAATTCTGAAAATCAACTGCTTGTAGTGAATTACTTGTGAACAAGCTCCAGATCAAGAATTATTTGctgaaaatattcagcaaataacttcaaatacaaagaaaatgtGAGGAAAAGGAGAACTGGGGACAATTCATGacaaggaaaagaggaaaaactcATCAAGTAAATTATTTATTGTGAACTATTCACCCActccagttatttaaaaaaaatagacattGCCAAAACATTGTTTAATTTGGCTACAAATATTTACAGACTGGAATAATTGCACATACATTCCTATTTCTCTATACACTGTCCAGGTGTATGCATATCACTAACCATAAGCACAAAGAGGAGGTGTTTATACCCATGATTAACATAGTATGTGGCTACAGAGGGGATTTATTCCAATTGACTGCACTTAAACAACATATTTATCTGAATATTTTTAGAGTAATGACTGAGAGTTTACTCCATCAATTTACATTGAGCTAAATGTGTTCTTGTAAAAAAGTTTCTCACCATGTCTCATTTCTGAAATTTTAAAGTTTAGTTTgttgtttttagaaaaaaatcttttatattCTCACTGAGATGAAATTGTGCGATCTCCCTGCTCATGTTGTTTTTCATGTTGAATTTGGATCCAGTAATGCTTTGTAATGTTGCCAGTAGAACTGGGTGAATAGCTCAAAAACTGTTTCCATAGATAGTCACTCAAATAAAAAACTGATTTCCTTTTGGCTCTATTTGTTCATAATTTGTGAACATGCCTGCAAATAAGTTTATTGGCAGGACAGCCCAATGAACAGctaattttagaaaatatttgccAAAAGTGACTTTTTATATTTGCAAACAGAAGCTTTCTCTCACCAGAAACTAGATTCTAAGTGTACATCCAGTCAGGCTCGGATTGTGGAAAGCATCCTTAATCAGTGAGACTTTaggacatgcttaagtgctttcctgaatcagagccacAGAACACTAACAATGCCTCATGAGCAATGGGCTCAGCCAAAGCTAACCAACACAGCTTAAATTTTAAATGTCAGATCTTGCATGCAGACAGTGATTTGCATGTGGATGAGCTAAAAACTAAGAATTATTTGTATAAATTATTTGGCAAATGattttgaataatgaatacatctgCAAGAACTTCATCAAATATAAATGGAA of the Dermochelys coriacea isolate rDerCor1 chromosome 9, rDerCor1.pri.v4, whole genome shotgun sequence genome contains:
- the LOC119861399 gene encoding putative coiled-coil domain-containing protein 195, whose protein sequence is MEGNTQLIQVIQEMRSEINKLERENRALRVELKFSGQREANREEGARRQREERVTSPVALRRNVSASSALALQEQKGNSMIVRRYSNSSSVQSFSGHKHHKAEKRHPSNRIQEVQGIVKPPAGSSVITNEEEKGSAKIPADCFSSNNSSKRRSFQERVYKCRGKIKAVRFLLPMDMSSYSENQGSFKCPQNQDTKQLSTIIEKDM